The following coding sequences are from one Plasmodium knowlesi strain H genome assembly, chromosome: 9 window:
- a CDS encoding RAP protein, putative has product MLAPYRNRMFQRWALRKGKRMFHANLWPDEKKNFYCVFKRHFGDSSIDGKANSKAAEEVRGMEEPPYRKRSSLSPSEEIIQHIQNVYGICPSSVDVNIQTNGGKDLFKVSKSWSAFFKCEKDLYDVINKYIKTNKMDYHLHAYLKGITSEAEQEGRSVKGRPIQMEEKFLNILIYIMSLFYKKIQDLNIVSLLSERMLHLLNEGICRSDDNGDGKCTNDDSFLLDKATILTTLEVYNYVNAMNDELFDRLFSLLNKCYLTSAPPGRPLIISDEEIVLILRSLYIQKFKNHTIVDTIVRSLRDAPHLSAHLSVNSFLYLTLLSRMDNDSLCKVNSALFYVCPMGQLGGGDSSTTIEERTINPNEKEQSTISEELTLENQIEQIKFKVPLSATDCIKLLYGYFLLGENHINWFVIHKLLLRLHGELKDEEKIHLLEKENKKVLQMVTIVRTYLRYKKRSLYDNLPKGLKRVLKNLQNLHADEEHQRRKDRKFVQKVSWHLIKLRIAHVKNGYKGGIPLDILEKTKKLVWMCFSYHQYYVRTIDLTAETLLQMDLLKAMNYKIAKVHYYQFSRMKARRTRFEYIRMCRYYTLRDRRNYDDEFEGWNLPYINWYHRKNKNVHVSNYFYGYTPVSYMEY; this is encoded by the coding sequence ATGCTAGCCCCGTACCGCAATAGAATGTTTCAGCGGTGGGCGCTGCGGAAGGGGAAGCGTATGTTCCATGCGAACTTGTGGCcggatgaaaagaagaatttctACTGCGTTTTTAAAAGACATTTCGGTGACAGTTCGATTGATGGAAAAGCGAACAGTAAGGCCGCCGAAGAAGTTAGGGGGATGGAGGAACCACCATATCGCAAGCGCAGTAGTCTCTCCCCCAGTGAAGAAATCATTCAGCATATCCAAAACGTATACGGAATTTGTCCGAGTTCTGTGGATGTAAATATCCAAACaaatggaggaaaggatTTGTTCAAAGTGAGTAAGAGCTGGAGTGCCTTTTTCAAGTGTGAAAAGGATTTATACGACGtgataaataaatacataaagacaaataaaatggactACCATTTGCACGCCTACTTAAAGGGCATTACCAGTGAAGCGGAACAGGAAGGGAGAAGTGTGAAAGGTAGACCAattcaaatggaagaaaaattcttGAACATATTAATCTACATTATGtctcttttttataaaaaaattcaagatCTCAACATTGTGTCTCTCTTAAGTGAGCGCATGCTACATTTACTAAACGAGGGGATCTGTCGAAGTGATGATAATGGAGATGGCAAATGCACAAATGATGACAGTTTCCTCCTGGACAAGGCTACCATTTTAACCACACTTGAAGTGTATAATTATGTGAATGCTATGAACGATGAATTATTCGATCGTCTGTTCTCCCTACTGAACAAATGTTACTTGACCTCAGCACCACCGGGAAGGCCCCTCATAATCAGCGATGAAGAAATTGTGCTCATACTGAGAAGTCTGTATATCCAGAAGTTTAAAAACCATACTATTGTGGATACTATCGTAAGGTCACTTAGGGACGCTCCTCATTTGAGTGCACACCTTTCGGTGAATTCATTCCTTTACCTCACTTTGCTATCCAGGATGGATAACGATTCCCTTTGCAAGGTGAACTCTGCACTCTTTTATGTCTGTCCTATGGGGCAACTCGGAGGGGGAGACTCCAGTACTACTATCGAAGAGAGAACGATTAATCCaaacgaaaaggaacaatCCACCATAAGTGAGGAACTCACATTGGAGAATCAAATTGAGCAAATAAAATTCAAAGTCCCTCTATCAGCAACAGATTGTATAAAGCTTCTCTACGGATACTTCCTCCTAGGGGAAAACCACATTAATTGGTTCGTCATCCACAAACTCCTTCTGCGGTTGCATGGGGAATTGAAGGATGAGGAGAAAATCCATTTATTAGAGAAGGAGAATAAGAAGGTACTGCAAATGGTAACTATCGTAAGGACCTATTTAaggtacaaaaaaagaagcctTTATGATAATTTGCCTAAAGGTCTCAAAAGGGTATTAAAGAATTTGCAGAATCTGCATGCAGATGAAGAACaccaaagaaggaaggacaGGAAGTTTGTCCAAAAGGTATCgtggcatttaataaaacttCGTATTGCgcatgtaaaaaatggatataaAGGTGGGATCCCATTAGACATTTTAGAGAAGACTAAAAAACTGGTATGGATGTGCTTCTCATATCACCAGTACTACGTTAGGACCATTGACTTAACAGCAGAGACCTTGTTGCAGATGGATTTACTAAAAGCCATGAATTATAAAATTGCCAAGGTGCACTATTATCAGTTTTCGCGCATGAAGGCAAGGCGAACTCGATTCGAGTACATACGAATGTGCCGCTACTACACGCTTCGCGATCGACGTAATTACGACGATGAGTTCGAGGGTTGGAATTTGCCTTACATCAACTGGTACcacaggaaaaacaaaaatgtccACGTGTCCAACTACTTCTACGGTTACACCCCCGTCTCGTACATGGAATATTAA